A stretch of DNA from Promicromonospora sukumoe:
GTTCGGCGTCGCCGTGCTGACCAAGGAGACGTTCCTGCTGGCCCTGCCCGTGCTGGTCTGGGTGATGGTGCGCTCCGCGCACCGGGAGACCCGCCGGTACACGCTGTCGGTGGCCACGACCGTCCTGGTCCTCATCGGCGGCAGCTACCTGCTGCTCGCCGCGGTCAAGGGCGAGCTGTTCAGCGGGGCCGGCCGCGTGAGCCTGATGGACGGGATCACGTTCCAGCTCGGGTCCCGCGAGGGCAGCGGCTCCCTGACCGATCCCGACTCGCTCCTGAACCGCACCCTCGGCCTGTGGTGGCAGCTCGACCAGGTGGTCATCGTGCTGGGGCTGCTCGCCGCCGTCGCGGCGCTCGCCCTGCCGCGCCTGCGGCCGTACGGGGTGCTCGTGCTCGGCCTGGTGCTGTTCATGCTCCGGCCCGGCGGCTACCTGCCGGTCCCGTACGTGATCGCGCTGCTACCGTTCGCGGCGCTGCTGATCGCCGGTGTCGTGGACGCCGCGGTCCGGGTGTTCGGCCGCCGGCGTGCGGCGCGCTCGGGTGCGGTGCGCCAGGGCAGGCCCCGCCGCGCGCTCGCGACGGGCGTCGTGGCGGTCGCCGCGATCGGCGCGATCGGCGCGGTGGCCGCGGTGCCGCTGTGGACCACCCAGCTGCGCGGCTTCCTGCTGGCCGACCTGGACCGGCCGCTGCGCTCCGCGCAGACCTGGCTCGCGGAGAACGCCTCCCGCGACCAGCGGCTGATCGTCGACGACGCCATGTGGGTCGACCTGGTCCGCGCCGGCTGGGACCGCGACAACGTGATCTGGTACTACAAGCTCGACACCGACCCCGCGGTGCGTGCGGAGTCGCCCAACGGCTGGCGTGACGCCGACTACGTGGTCACCACCGACTCGATGCGCACCTTCCCCGGCGCGTTCCCCGAGGTGCAGCAGGCGATCGACAACTCCGTCGTCGTCGCGTCGTTCGGCGAGGGCGCCCAGGCCGTCGAGGTACGCCGCGTCGTCGCCTCCGGGAGCGACGCCGGCGGCGACGCCCAGGACCAGGCGGCCGCGGTACGCGCCGAGCTCGGCGAGCAGCTCGCCGCCAACCCGGGGCTGCGGCTCGCCGACACCGACCGCGACCTGCTGCGCGACGGGCAGGTCACCGCCCCCGTCGTGTCGGTGCTGGGCGCGCTCGCCGGGGCGGGCGGCGCGACCGTGTCGGGCTTCCCCGTCGTCGACGGCGAGGAGGGCCAGGCGCTGCGCCAGGTGTCGATCTCCCGGATCGACGGCGGGCCCGCCGTCGTGGACGGCGCACCGAGCACGGACGCGAGCGCCCTCGTGGCCTCGCTGTCCGGGGCCTACGCACCCCAGGACGTCCGCGTCAGCGGCGACGCCGTGGTGCTGCGCTACCCGCTCACCAACCTGCAGGACCCCACGGAAAGGAACGCATCATGAAGCACTCCCGCACCTCCCGTATCGGGGTGACCGCTGCCGTGGCGGCCCTCGCGCTGCTGCCGGGCACGGCCGCCGTCGCGACGGCCGCGTCCCCGGGCGCCGCGACGCCTGCCGGGGCCACGTCTGCCGAGGTGACGTCCACCGGGGCCGTCGCCGCGCCGAAGGGCAGCGGCTGGCTGCGCCTCGGGCACCTCTCGCCCGACACCAAGTCCGTGGACGTCAGCGTGTCGGCGCTCAGCGGCGGGTCCACCGTTTTCGAGCTCGACGGCGTGGGCTACGGGGACGTCTCCGGCTACGAGTCCCTCCCGACGGGGAGCTACACCGTGAGCATGGTGCCCGCCGGTGCGTCGAGCTCCAGCGTGCCGGTGATCTCCGAGACGGTGCGCATCTCCGCGAAGGAGGCCACGACGGTGGCCGCCTACGGGTCGAGCGACGACCTCAAGGTGCGGACGTTCGCCGACGACCTGACCGAGCCGGGCGCCGACAAGGCCCGCATCCGGCTCATCCAGGCCTCGACCACCACGCCCGAGGTGGACGTCATGACCAGCACGGGCCAGGCGATCGTCGAGGGCGCGCAGGCGGGCTCCGCCACCCGGTACGCCGAGATCGACGCCGGGGACTGGTCGCTGGAGCTCACCGGCGGCGACGTGCGGGACACCGCCGACGTCACCGTGCGGCCCGGCAGCGTGACCACCCTGTTCGTGCTGGACACCGCGGACGGCGGGCTCACCGTCCAGCCCGTGCTGGACAGCTCGTCGGTGGGTGACGTGCCCGAGGGCGGCGTCGACACCGGCGGCGGCTTCCTGACCGGCGACTCCCTCGCCGCGCTGCCGTTCGCGTCCTGGGTGCGCACCGTCCCCGGACCGGTGATGACCTGATGCGGCCCGCGAAGGTCGCCGTGGCCGCCGTGGGCGCCGTCGTCGTGGCCGGGGGCGCCGCCGTGCTCGCCGTCGGCGGGGGCGAGACGCACGACCACGCCGAGCAGGCCGCGCCGTCCGGGTCCGCTCCCTCGATGCTGTCGTCCGGCACCACCGCGCTGGCCGACCTCGACGTCCCCGAGCAGGCCGCCGCGTTCCTCGACGGCTGGGTGGACGACGACGGCCGCGTGGTGCGCCGCGACGAGGGCGGCGACACGGTGAGCGAGGGGCAGGCCTACGGGCTGCTCGCCGCCGTGGCCGCCGACGACGAGGAGTCGTTCGACGCGATCTGGGACTGGACCACCGCGGAGCTCGTCCGGGACGACGGCCTCCTGTCCTGGCGCTGGGCCGACGGCGAGGTCGTCGACGACGAGCCCGCGTCGGACGCCGACCTCGACGCCGCGCGGGCGCTCGTGCTCGCCGGGGACCGGTTCGACCGGGACGACCTGCGCGCGGACGGCACCGACCTCGCGGACGTCATCACCGACCGGCTGACCGTCGAGACCTCGCTCGGCCGCATCCTGCTGCCCGGGCTCTGGGCGGCCGAGACCGAGCCGTACGCCTACAACCCGAGCTACGCGTCGCCGGCGGCCTTCGACCTGCTCGGCGAGGCCACCGGGGACGAGCGGTGGGCCGAGCTGAACGAAGGGAGCGCCGCGGTGACCACCGAGCTGCTCGACGCCACGGCCCTGCCGCCGGACTGGGCGCAGGTCCACGAGGACGGCCTGGTCGAGGCCATGCCGGGCCCGCTCGGCGGCGGTGACCCGGTGCAGTACGGGTACGACGCGCCCCGGCTGGCGCTGCGCTACGCGGAGTCCTGCACGGCGGGCGACGTGCAGCTCGCCGGCCAGACGTACGCGGCGCTGGAACGCCTCGACGAGCCCGCGGCGCGGCTCGACCTGGGCGGCGGGCCGCTGACCGAGGACCGGTCGCCGCTGAGCCTGACCGCCCGTGCGGCGGCGGCCGCCGCCGTCGGCGAGGAGCAGGCGGGCAGGGACGACCTGGACGGTGCGGCCGCGCTGGCCACGGAGCACCCGACCTACTACGGGCAGGCGTGGGTGGTGCTGGCGTCGGCCATGCTGACGACCGACACGCTGGGCGGCTGCGCCCCGCTGCCGGGAGCGTCGTCGTGACCGCCCGGACGGGCGCGCGTCTCGCCGGAGCGCGGCTCGCGGCCGCGGGCCTGGCGGCCGCGCTGCTGCTCGGCGGCTGCGCGGGCTCGGACCAGCACGCCGGCGGCCACGGGGGCGAGCCGCAGGCGTCGGACGCCCCGGACGACTCGTTCGCCGCCGGGGCGATGCAGGACCCCGCCGCCCCGAAGGCCTCGGACGGCGCCGAGACCGCCGAGCCGGTCCGCATCAGCATCCCGTCCATCGACGTCGACGCCGGCTTCGAGAACCTGGGGATCGGGCAGGACGGCCGACTTGAGGCGCCCGTCGACTACGACCTGGCCGGCTGGTACGCCGACGGCGTGGAGCCCGGCGACGTCGGGCCGGCCATCGTGGCCGGGCACGTGGACTCCCGGACCGCCCCCGCCGTCTTCGTGCGGCTGGACGAGCTCGACCCCGGGGCGGAGGTCCTGGTCGAGATGTCCGACGGCGAGGTGCTCACCTTCGAGACGACCCGGTCGACCCAGTCGGCCAAGTCGGCCTTCCCGACCGCCGACGTGTACAGCAACGTCCCGGCACCCGAGCTGCGGCTGGTCACCTGCGCCGGCGACTTCGACTCCGGCAGCGGCCACTACGTCGACAACCTCGTCGTGTTCGCCGAGCTGCGCGACCGCACGACCTCCTGACGAAAGGACGCACCATGCACGACACCCTGGTCATCATCCCGACGTACAACGAGGTCGAGAACCTCGAGCCTATGGTCGGCCGCATCCTCGCCGCGAACGACGCGGTGGACGTCCTCGTCGTCGACGACGCCTCGCCGGACGGCACGGGTGACCTCGCCGACGAGCTCGCGCTGCGGCACCCCGAGGTGCACGTGCTGCACCGCGCCGTGAAGGACGGTCTCGGCGGGGCCTATCTCGCCGGGTTCGCCTGGGGCCTGGAGCGCGGCTACGAGGCGCTCGTGGAGATGGACGCCGACGGCTCGCACCAGCCGGAACAGCTCCCGCTGCTGCTCGCGCAGCTCGTGGACCACGACCTCGTGCTCGGCTCGCGGTGGGTGCCCGGGGGCAGCGTCGTGAACTGGTCGCGGCGGCGCGAGCTGCTCAGCCGGGGAGGGAACCTCTACACGCGCCTCGCGCTCGGGATCGACGTCCGGGACGCGACCGGCGGCTACCGGGTGTTCAGCGCCGCCGCGCTGCGCCGGGTCGACCTGGCGCACGTCGCGTCGCAGGGCTACTGCTTCCAGGTGGACCTGCTCTGGCGGGCGCTGGAGCGGGAGCTCCGCGTGGTCGAGGTGCCCATCACCTTCGTGGAACGCGTCCACGGCGAGTCGAAGATGAGCGGGTCGATCGTCTCGGAGTCGCTCGCGCTGGTCACCTGGTGGGGCGTGCGACGCCGGGTCGCGGCGGTCGGCGCGGTCGTGCGCCACGGCCGCCGGCTGCCCTCGGTGCGGGCGCTCTCGCACCGCGTCCTGCCGCCGGTGGGGGCAACGGCCGAGCGGTGAGCCGGCCGGCCGTTGGCCGACCGGTCAGAACGACCTGAGGCACCCGCCGGACGGCGGGTGCCTCAGGTCGTTCCTGCTCGACGGCCGGTGGACGACGCCGGTCAGGTGCCGAGGACCACGACGGGCTCCGTCGTCGGCTGTCGCGAACCCGAGTCGGGCTCGACCGACACGGCCAGGCCCACGCCCTCGGACCCGCGCACCAGCGAGGTGGCCTGCCCGTCCCGCAGGGAGAGCATGCCCGCGGAGGAGACGCTGCCGTCGCCGCCGACCACCCAGAGCTGGTAACCCTGGCCGGAGGCGGGCTCCGGCAGGTCGTCGGCGCGGAAGTACATGTCGCCGTCGGCCACCACCATCGACGCCTCGCCCCCGCCCTCGACGGGGCCGTGGAGCACCGAGGCGTCCGGGTCCACGAGCATCTGCGACACGATGTCGCTCTGCTGGCGCAGCTCGTCGCGCTCCGCCGTCACCTGGACCGCCACGGTGGTCGGCACCGCGATGGCCGCGGCGGCAGCGACGGACACGGCGGCGAGGCCCCACTTCCGGCGACGACGTCGGGAGAAGATCTCGATGACGCGGGCGTCGGCCCGGGGGCCGGCGTCGGGCGCGGTGCCGGCGTCGGGCCGAACCGGAGCGCCCTGCTGCGGGGTGCGCCGCACCCGGGCGAGCACGCTCGCGCGCAGCGCGGCGGGCGGCTCGGCCTCGACCACGAACGCGGCGACCACGTCGAAGTACTCGTCGAGCGCCCGGCGCGCTTCGGCGTCCGACACGAGGAGCCGCTCGGCCGCCCGCTGCTCGGGGTCGTCGAGAGCGTCCAGGGCGTACCCGGGCAGCAGGTCCCAGACGTCGGAACGCGTGCTCCCCGGGAAGCTGCTCGTCCGGCCGGTGTTCCCGTCAGACATGGCGCACCCCCAGGCAGTCGCGCAGCCGGTTGAGCCCGTCGCGGATGCGGCTCTTGACCGTGGGCAGGGCCTTGTCGAGCTGCTCGGCGACCTCGCGGTAGGTGAGGCCGCCGTAGTACGCGACCACCACCGCCTCACGCTGCGTCGGCGTGAGCCCCTCGATGCAGCGGCGCACCGCGGAGCCCTCCAGCCGGCGCTCGACGTCCTCGACGACGGTGTCCCGCTGCGCCTCGTTGGTGCGCAGGTCCGTGTCCCGCTGGTCGCGGTCCCGGCGGGACTGCTCCGAGCGGACCCGGTCCACCGCGCGACGGCGCGCCAGCGTCGCCACCCAGGTACGGGCGGAGCCGCGGGAGGGGTCGAACCGCGCGGCGGTCTGCCACACCTCCACCATCACCTCCTGGGTCACCTCGGCCGCGTGGTCGGGATCGCGCAGGACGCCGAGGGAGGCGCCGTAGGCCACCGGGCTCAGCGCGTCGTACACGGGCGTGAATGATGCCGGGTCCCCGTCTGCGCACGCGACGAGGAGTGCGTTGACGGCATTGTGCGAGGAGGTGCGGGTTGGTGGTGAAGCCACTGCCCTAGTCTGCCTCACCCATGCCTTTTGTCTCCTGATGGGCAGGACGAAGCCTCCACTGGGTGCATGCACCGCGATCGCCATCTGGTCCACGTCCTTCCGGGCCCTATACACCTGATCTCCACGCAGCGCGCGTCGAGTCCTGCGCAGGGGGTTCGGTGCCGAACCGATCCCGGATGGGGTCGTGTTTTCGCCAGAAAACACCGGGAAACGGTCATATTAATGGCGAAAAAAGAATTCGCGAAGTGACCAATCCGAAACCATCCGCGCGCCGAACCCACCACGCACCCCTGGGGGTATCGGAAAAATCAAGCTCACAGAAAACACGACAAAGAAGTCACGGGATTTTCTTTGTCGCCGTTTCTCCGGGTGTGTGACGACCCATCCACCACAGTGAAGGGGTACACACGATGTTCGGCAAGAAGATGGTGGCCGAGATGATCGGCCGCAGCACGAAGAGCCAGACCGACCGCCGCAACTTCCTGCGGGCGGCGGGGGTGGGCGGCCTCGGCGTGATCGGCGGCGCCACCCTCCTCGCGCAGAACCCGTCTCGCGCGGCGGCGACCGAGGAAGACCAGATCAGCGACGACGCGATCCTGAACTTCGCACTCCAGCTCGAATACCTGGAGGCACAGTTCTACTCCTTTGCCGCCACGGGCCAGGGCATCAACGGCTCGCTCACCGGAGGACAGGGAACGATCGGCAGGGTCACCGGCGGTTCGAAGGTGCCGTTCAAGTCGAAGCGGATCCGCCAGTACGCCGAGGAGATCGCCGGGGACGAGCTGGCGCACGTCCGGTTCCTGCGGACGGCGCTCGGCAGCTCCAAGACCGCGCAGCCCAACATCGACCTGAAGCACAGCTTCACCGCCGCGGCACAGGCCGCGGGGCTGATCGGCGCCGGCCAGACCTTCGACCCGTTCGCCGACGAGGACAGCTTCCTGCTGGGCGCCTACATCTTCGAGGACGTCGGCGTCACCGCGTACAAGGGCGCCTCGCCCCTGATCACCAACAAGACGTACCTGGAGGCGGCCGCGGGCATCCTGGCCGTCGAGGCGTACCACGCGGGGGTCGTGCGCAGCGCGCTGTTCGAGAAGGGCCTCGCGAAGGAGGCCGAGGCGATCTCGACGGCGCGGGACAGCCTGGACGGCAGGACCGACCTCGACCAGGGGATCGTCAAGCGCGGCGACGCGAACCTCGTACCGGCTGACGTCAACGGCGTCGCCTACAGCCGGACGCCGGGGCAGGTGCTCAACATCGTCTACCTGAACCCGGCCCAGGTGACCGAGGGCGGCTTCTTCCCGGACAGCGTCAACGGCACGCTGCGGGTCAGCGACCGCAACGCCTGAGTCGTTCGCACCTCGGCGGCCGGGTGGGGTCTCCCGCCCGGCCGCCTAGCGGGCGCCCGTCCCTTCGTCCCCCAGCGCGGCGACCTGGTGGGCCATGAGCACGGCGAACCGCCGCTGCTCCAGCGACGGGAAGACCGCGTGCGACACCGCGGAGACCCGGAAGTAGCCGACGACGCCCGTGCTCCGGCGGACCGGGATCGCGACGTACTCGTCGACCGGCAGCCCGACGCGGTCGACGTCGACGGGGCGGCCGTTGCGGGTCAGCACGCCGTCGTGGTCGAGGACGGCGAACCGCACGTCCCCCACCGGCCCCGCGACGTACAGGCAGTCCTCGGCCTCCAGCACCTCGGTGATCTCGCGTGCCACGACGTCGACCACGGTCTTCGCGGGCACGTTGCCGTCGGCCACCGCGCGCGCGGCGCCGAGCACACCGGCGAGGTAGCCCGAGCGCCGCGCCTCCCGGCCCTGCTGCCGGTAGCCCCACAGGGCGAGCTCGGTCACCGCGAGGCTGATCACGACGAGCAGGGCCGTCGCCTCGATGTCCTCGGCGTTCGAGATGACGAAGCGCAGGTACGGCTCGGTGAGGAAGAAGCCGAACCAGACCCCGCCCGAGAAGGCGGCGAGGAGCGCGGCCGGCCGGTCGCCCGTGGCTGCCGCGGCCACCACCGGGAGCACGAGGACCAGCACGGAGGCGGCGGCGGTGACCTGGTCGCGCACCGTGTACAGGATCGCGCAGACGATCAGCGGCGCCAGCACGGCCGCCCATCTCACCGCCGGACGCCACCATGCCGCCGAGGGCCACGCCGAGACGTTTCCGGTCACGCTGATCATCGTTGCGCCGACGGCGGCCCGGCGCGAGCGGTGGCGACTCGCTCCGGTATCGCACCGCCAGACGGTGGGCGGGGACCGCCGTCAGACGGCGGGCGGGACGACCACGACCTTGCCGTGCACCTGCCCGGCGTCGGCCTGCTCGTGGAGCGCGGGCAGCTCGCTCAGCGGGACGCGCCGGGCGATCTCCACGCGCAGGTCGCCGCTGTCGACCAGCGCGACCAGGCCCGCGAGCACGTCGGCGTCGGGGTGGACGTAGACCGTGGCCGCGCGCACGCCGCGCGCCTCGTCGCCGGGGGTCTGCACCCTCGGCGTGGTCGAGACGACGACGCCGCCGTCGCGGACCCGGGTGGCCAGGGCGGCGAAGCCCTCGGCGTCGATCGGGGCGAGGTTGAGCAACACGTCGACGGGCTCGGTCACCGCGTCGAGCACCGGGGTGGTCGTGTGGTCTATGACCTCGTCCGCACCCGCCGCCTTGACGGCCTGCTCGCTGCGGGGGCTCGCCGTCGCGACGACGTACGCGCCGGCACGCTTGGCGAGCTGCACGGCGTAGCCGCCCACCGGGCCGCCCGCCCCGTTGATCAGCACGCGCTGGCCGGCCTGGAGCCCGCCAGCCTCGAACAGCGCCTGCGAGGCGGTGAGGCCGACCGACGGCAGCCCGGCGGCGTCGGCGAGCGGGATGCGCGTCGGGGCAGCCACCAGCGCGTCCGCCGGGGCGATCACGTACTGCGCCGCCGAGCCGTCGGCCGTCATCGGGAGGAACCCAACCACGGCCTGGCCCACGGTGAGGCCGTCCACCCCGTCGCCGAGCGCGTCGACCGTGCCGGAGACGTCGTAGCCCGGGACGTGCGGCAGGGTCACCGGGATCGGCAGGAACCCGCCGCGCATGCCGCCGTCGGCCGGGTTGAACGCCGAGCCGGCGACCTGGACACGCACCTCGCCGGCACCGGGCTCGGGCACCTCGACGCCCTCGTACCGCAGGACCTCGGCGCCGCCCGTCTCGTGGAACCGCACTGCCTTCATCATGTCGCTCTCCTCGTCAAGTGCTTCGGATTCGAAGCAACTGGAGAGGACGCTAACACTGCTTCGAACTGGAAGCAAGTGTTTCGAGTTGGAAGCATCTTGGGGGCTGGCTAGGCTGGCGACGTGACCTCGACTCCCCCGCCCCTGGACGCCACGCAGCTCGGCGCCTACTTCGCCCTGATCGAGGCGAGCAGCCTGCTCAAGCACTCGGTCGAGCAGCAGCTGCGGGACGCCGGGGACCTCAGCTACGTGCAGTTCCAGCTCCTGGCGACCCTCGGGGACTCCCCGACGGGCAGCCGGCGGATGACCGACCTGGCCGACGGCGTCGTCTACAGCCGCAGCGGGCTCACCTACCAGGCCCAGACGCTGGAGAAGCGGGGCCTCGTCACCCGGTCGCAGTCGTCCGACGACGAGCGCGGCGTCACCGTCACCATCACCGACGAGGGGCGGGCCGTCCTCGCGGACGTCTTCCCGGGGCACGTCGCCACGCTCGACGACCTGCTGTTCGCCCCGCTGTCACGCGCCGACGTCGAGACGCTCGCGGACATCCTCGGCCGCGCGCGGGACCACATGCGGCAGACGCCGCCGCGGTCGGCGGGGGCGCGGCGGCGCCGAAAGGCCGCCGCGACGGACTAGAGCCGGAACGTGTCAGACGTACAGGTCACCGGGGTGACCTGTACGTCTGACACGTCAGGCGAGCGCCTCGTCGACCAGCGTCCGCGCGGCGTCCTGCACCTCGTCCGCGGCGTCGGCCGTCGGACAGTACGGGGACGGCAGCGGGGCAGGATGTACGCCGTGGAACGCGTCATCGACCTGGATGTTCTTGCCGACCGGCTGCGGCCGGTCATGAACGAGTGGGGACGCTGGGCGACGGTGAGCCCGCTGACCTGGCGCGACGCAGAGGCGTGGCCCCGACAGATCACGCCGGACCGCTCAAGCATTCAGGTTCCGGAGTCC
This window harbors:
- a CDS encoding DUF4397 domain-containing protein, encoding MKHSRTSRIGVTAAVAALALLPGTAAVATAASPGAATPAGATSAEVTSTGAVAAPKGSGWLRLGHLSPDTKSVDVSVSALSGGSTVFELDGVGYGDVSGYESLPTGSYTVSMVPAGASSSSVPVISETVRISAKEATTVAAYGSSDDLKVRTFADDLTEPGADKARIRLIQASTTTPEVDVMTSTGQAIVEGAQAGSATRYAEIDAGDWSLELTGGDVRDTADVTVRPGSVTTLFVLDTADGGLTVQPVLDSSSVGDVPEGGVDTGGGFLTGDSLAALPFASWVRTVPGPVMT
- the sigK gene encoding ECF RNA polymerase sigma factor SigK, with the protein product MASPPTRTSSHNAVNALLVACADGDPASFTPVYDALSPVAYGASLGVLRDPDHAAEVTQEVMVEVWQTAARFDPSRGSARTWVATLARRRAVDRVRSEQSRRDRDQRDTDLRTNEAQRDTVVEDVERRLEGSAVRRCIEGLTPTQREAVVVAYYGGLTYREVAEQLDKALPTVKSRIRDGLNRLRDCLGVRHV
- a CDS encoding MarR family winged helix-turn-helix transcriptional regulator, encoding MTSTPPPLDATQLGAYFALIEASSLLKHSVEQQLRDAGDLSYVQFQLLATLGDSPTGSRRMTDLADGVVYSRSGLTYQAQTLEKRGLVTRSQSSDDERGVTVTITDEGRAVLADVFPGHVATLDDLLFAPLSRADVETLADILGRARDHMRQTPPRSAGARRRRKAAATD
- a CDS encoding ArnT family glycosyltransferase gives rise to the protein MSAPAITRPSPVSGPTTASRPARRLTEWTRRHARSLLWLAPVLVVGAVVNLVNIGGSPQRIDDEGTYTAQAWAVAHLGELAHYTYWYDHPPLGWLQIAGYTQLTGAFARWDVAVLAAREAVIVATLIATVLLWVLARRVGLSRGVASAAGLIFVLSPLAVQFHRTVYLDNIAVPWLLAAFLLATNRRGQLAAFAGSAVAFGVAVLTKETFLLALPVLVWVMVRSAHRETRRYTLSVATTVLVLIGGSYLLLAAVKGELFSGAGRVSLMDGITFQLGSREGSGSLTDPDSLLNRTLGLWWQLDQVVIVLGLLAAVAALALPRLRPYGVLVLGLVLFMLRPGGYLPVPYVIALLPFAALLIAGVVDAAVRVFGRRRAARSGAVRQGRPRRALATGVVAVAAIGAIGAVAAVPLWTTQLRGFLLADLDRPLRSAQTWLAENASRDQRLIVDDAMWVDLVRAGWDRDNVIWYYKLDTDPAVRAESPNGWRDADYVVTTDSMRTFPGAFPEVQQAIDNSVVVASFGEGAQAVEVRRVVASGSDAGGDAQDQAAAVRAELGEQLAANPGLRLADTDRDLLRDGQVTAPVVSVLGALAGAGGATVSGFPVVDGEEGQALRQVSISRIDGGPAVVDGAPSTDASALVASLSGAYAPQDVRVSGDAVVLRYPLTNLQDPTERNAS
- a CDS encoding ferritin-like domain-containing protein — translated: MFGKKMVAEMIGRSTKSQTDRRNFLRAAGVGGLGVIGGATLLAQNPSRAAATEEDQISDDAILNFALQLEYLEAQFYSFAATGQGINGSLTGGQGTIGRVTGGSKVPFKSKRIRQYAEEIAGDELAHVRFLRTALGSSKTAQPNIDLKHSFTAAAQAAGLIGAGQTFDPFADEDSFLLGAYIFEDVGVTAYKGASPLITNKTYLEAAAGILAVEAYHAGVVRSALFEKGLAKEAEAISTARDSLDGRTDLDQGIVKRGDANLVPADVNGVAYSRTPGQVLNIVYLNPAQVTEGGFFPDSVNGTLRVSDRNA
- a CDS encoding class F sortase, producing MTARTGARLAGARLAAAGLAAALLLGGCAGSDQHAGGHGGEPQASDAPDDSFAAGAMQDPAAPKASDGAETAEPVRISIPSIDVDAGFENLGIGQDGRLEAPVDYDLAGWYADGVEPGDVGPAIVAGHVDSRTAPAVFVRLDELDPGAEVLVEMSDGEVLTFETTRSTQSAKSAFPTADVYSNVPAPELRLVTCAGDFDSGSGHYVDNLVVFAELRDRTTS
- a CDS encoding DUF4118 domain-containing protein; translated protein: MTGNVSAWPSAAWWRPAVRWAAVLAPLIVCAILYTVRDQVTAAASVLVLVLPVVAAAATGDRPAALLAAFSGGVWFGFFLTEPYLRFVISNAEDIEATALLVVISLAVTELALWGYRQQGREARRSGYLAGVLGAARAVADGNVPAKTVVDVVAREITEVLEAEDCLYVAGPVGDVRFAVLDHDGVLTRNGRPVDVDRVGLPVDEYVAIPVRRSTGVVGYFRVSAVSHAVFPSLEQRRFAVLMAHQVAALGDEGTGAR
- a CDS encoding glycosyl hydrolase family 8, with product MRPAKVAVAAVGAVVVAGGAAVLAVGGGETHDHAEQAAPSGSAPSMLSSGTTALADLDVPEQAAAFLDGWVDDDGRVVRRDEGGDTVSEGQAYGLLAAVAADDEESFDAIWDWTTAELVRDDGLLSWRWADGEVVDDEPASDADLDAARALVLAGDRFDRDDLRADGTDLADVITDRLTVETSLGRILLPGLWAAETEPYAYNPSYASPAAFDLLGEATGDERWAELNEGSAAVTTELLDATALPPDWAQVHEDGLVEAMPGPLGGGDPVQYGYDAPRLALRYAESCTAGDVQLAGQTYAALERLDEPAARLDLGGGPLTEDRSPLSLTARAAAAAAVGEEQAGRDDLDGAAALATEHPTYYGQAWVVLASAMLTTDTLGGCAPLPGASS
- a CDS encoding polyprenol monophosphomannose synthase translates to MHDTLVIIPTYNEVENLEPMVGRILAANDAVDVLVVDDASPDGTGDLADELALRHPEVHVLHRAVKDGLGGAYLAGFAWGLERGYEALVEMDADGSHQPEQLPLLLAQLVDHDLVLGSRWVPGGSVVNWSRRRELLSRGGNLYTRLALGIDVRDATGGYRVFSAAALRRVDLAHVASQGYCFQVDLLWRALERELRVVEVPITFVERVHGESKMSGSIVSESLALVTWWGVRRRVAAVGAVVRHGRRLPSVRALSHRVLPPVGATAER
- a CDS encoding NADP-dependent oxidoreductase, whose protein sequence is MKAVRFHETGGAEVLRYEGVEVPEPGAGEVRVQVAGSAFNPADGGMRGGFLPIPVTLPHVPGYDVSGTVDALGDGVDGLTVGQAVVGFLPMTADGSAAQYVIAPADALVAAPTRIPLADAAGLPSVGLTASQALFEAGGLQAGQRVLINGAGGPVGGYAVQLAKRAGAYVVATASPRSEQAVKAAGADEVIDHTTTPVLDAVTEPVDVLLNLAPIDAEGFAALATRVRDGGVVVSTTPRVQTPGDEARGVRAATVYVHPDADVLAGLVALVDSGDLRVEIARRVPLSELPALHEQADAGQVHGKVVVVPPAV
- a CDS encoding anti-sigma factor, coding for MSDGNTGRTSSFPGSTRSDVWDLLPGYALDALDDPEQRAAERLLVSDAEARRALDEYFDVVAAFVVEAEPPAALRASVLARVRRTPQQGAPVRPDAGTAPDAGPRADARVIEIFSRRRRRKWGLAAVSVAAAAAIAVPTTVAVQVTAERDELRQQSDIVSQMLVDPDASVLHGPVEGGGEASMVVADGDMYFRADDLPEPASGQGYQLWVVGGDGSVSSAGMLSLRDGQATSLVRGSEGVGLAVSVEPDSGSRQPTTEPVVVLGT